agctttaagagaagattagacagatttatggatgggaatgatgggtagaaataggtaggtatatttcttACAGGGACTGGCACgagtaggcctgatggcttcttacagcttcccttatttcttatattcttatgttgtTATGAACCTGATTCACTCTGTATGTGATAGAACTGGAacccattttatatatatatatatatatatatatatatatatatatatatatatatatatatatatatatatatatatatatatataatgagttCCAATTCTATTACAAGCAGAGTGAATAAGgtcatatagatagatagatagataaagatgtgtgtgtatgtgtgtgtgtgtgtgtgtgtgtgtgtgtgtgtgtgtgtgtgtgtgttatactttattctccattcatctcttcttAAGTTACTCATTCTATCATTAGTCgttccttattttattctttatatataagaataataaatcATGTATGCATTATTATATATTTGGTCTGGCATTTCTGCTGCAGTTTCTCTTACCTTCAACAAATGGGGGCGCAATTACGGAACATAAAGTCATAAGAAGGATGTAACGATTAGACTAAAACCACAAGTAATGGGTTCCACTTCTGTTCCAAGGAGAGTGAGTCAGGTTCACGGCATCTGGTGCATTCTTACAGTGATACTCGAAGGATACTGCTACGATATCACTGAAAGGATGTTACTAGTATTAAAATATTACTCATgattaacctgtgtgtgtgtgtgtgtgtgtgtgtgtgagtaaaacAGGTTATCGGGCCCcaagaaaatatttgaaactCGTGATGCTAAGTAACTtctctgatgttttttttcttttgttgttgttgttgctcaaTTAACAATCTAGCTATCTGtcagtttgtttatctatctgtcttcctgtctatacatctatctatccatctatccatctatctaattACCTAACTGGCTcactaacaaactaactaactaaacatTTATACATGAGCCAATGCACGGACACAGGATGAAAAATACGTTCACATTCAAGATAATTTCTcgtttattataaaaaaaaaaaaaaatgtatagacaAGAAACTGTGGTCGGTAGAGGTATATATACGAGTAAAGTCACAATACGGGGCGTCAGGGAGTGTTAATGGATGAGGAAGCTGAGGCCGCCTTGTCCAAGAGAGATGTGGGCGTGGGGAGCACCACCGCCGTGTCCGAAACCATGTCCGCCGAAGCCATGTCCTCCGAAGCCGTGGCCACCGCCGAAGTGGTCATCATGATCGTCGAACTTGTTTCTTCCTCcgaaccttcctcctccccgacctccaaaccttcctcttccccgACCTCTAAACCTTCCTCTGCCACCgaacctgcctcctcctcttcctccaaatcTACGTCCGCCGAAGCCGAAATCTTCATGGGGCTCTGGCAGGGCTGCGGGGAGGGCCACGGGGAGGGGCTCTGGCGCAGGGAGGGCCGCGCCCAAGGCCAGCACTCCGATGAACACGATGATTACTGTGAACTGCAGGAAACGAAGGGTAACAGAGACACAGGTATGAGAAGCTTACTAACGCTGCATTTTCTACACTTAACAATAGCCAATAGTCAAATATTAACTTGGTAAATGGCTTCTATGGGCaatagggagaaagaaaggatttgtagcaaaagggaaataagaaaataactaaactacgtcaggagggagggaaaaaatcatAATGGTTTCTGtggaatagagaaaagaaaaggcaatatgagaaagagataccaacaagagataaaaagacaaaagaacaaGGAATTTGTGACAAGAGCAAGAAAATTAGGCTACTACTGCGAACTGGacccaagaaaacaaaaatgcctgaaaagatattacaaagtAAAAACGAACTTGatgtgtgaggagagagaagaaaaaaatgttactttgaactgaaaataaaatagcataagaaaaacaaacacgatAAAGTAGCACtaagtaacgaaaaaaaaaaaaaaaaaaagcctaacgCAGGAACTACAGATGTGAAATAGAAGTAACAAAAACCCAAGACAGAAGTCGTGGGGCACATACCTGCTTCATCTCGGCTTGGATACCTTCTGACCCTCGCTGATGGCCGTACCGCATATATAGCAGGCTAGcagggagggtaggagggagggacagcagCTAACCAGGATGCTTAGATGGGTTGGGCagcacgaaaagaaaaaaaaaagttgcatagTAGGTTTTCCCGCCATCGTAGTCTTGCTTagactctcgttttcttcgccccatctttcttccttctgaccggtaactttttttttcttcttttttttactacttgtGTTACTCTCCCTCTTCCGCATTGGTTTGTGcctattattggtggtggttcTAGTAATGGTGTGCTTGGTGTTGCCTTCAGTGCTTCCGCAAGTTTGTTAGTCATTTTACCTTGTATGttggtgtcgtgtgtgtgtgtgtgtgtgtgtgtgtgtgtgtgtgtgtgtgttgctcatCACGACACGCAATCATGTTGttccctgactttttttttttttcattcttgtctatatcttttcgtttcccttccttttcacttttgtttcattcctctttctatttctttcttttcaccttcataggagtatttcatcatttttctcgtcttcttttacactttttttttctctgttactaCCTCCTTCGAacgttctccttccctttcacttgcaattcattcctctccttcttttctcttcacccttatctgcttcttttaattttctcgttttattattatctccttcaccttgtttctttttcagtttcacTTTTACTTTATCTGCTTCAAGGTTATCgagtttcccttcttcctcgccttttgtttatatttttcttcattttttcttctttcttccttctttccttcattttcactcGCATTTCATTGTGTCGTATGAGCTTCagttcttaatttttcctttgcactgtttccttctttattcttttctctttttatacttttatatcATTATGTGatgctaagttttttttttccctcgtctttcatttacatttcttcctttttaataatcttttctttctacttttataTCATTACGTGACAGTGTaagctccatttttttttttgttccttttatttctcatatacacttctttcctcttcctctactcctcttccttctcctgctccttcctctttcattttgttACCCTGTTCCTTCTTTACGATCATACTGGCgctcatagtagtagtagtagtagtagtagtagtagtagtagaaacaataaagaagatGACCTTGGCAGTGCGTAGCTACATTTTAAAGATGGGTTGGCGTGGGGTGAACGAACTCATGACACTGCATTAGTGGGTACGTGGTTAGTTGGTTGCAGTCTGTATATATTCAATCTATATTCTATAGGAATCTATATTCTACATGGTTCGATTCTCCTGGCATAAAATCTTGTATCCgtctatgcttttttttctatttatttgtttatctacttgtcttttttatctatttatctatgtctatctacaatctatctatctgtttattaatccatattttttttctgtcatccaccttttttttttttgtctacctatctttctgtctatctatctatcttttcattacattttctgGACAATTCCATTCGTCATTCATCCAGCTTTcattcacaacaacaaccatcataCATCATTCAGTCATACAATCatgcattttcttcttccttttttttcttctcagcaTCTTCACAATTACCTTCGTATATAATAAACATTTCCCTGACAACCTTTATCTTATCACATTTCTTTCCATCCCCACTACATATCTGTGCTACGGAACATTCAAATCGGAAGAATAAGCAATAAAACTACAATAGCAGCGCACTACTATCAGTAAGAGACGCGCATATACGCAGGGAATACCACGGGGAGCCAGTATACGTAGAGTTGTATTTTCCGGACCTTGAActgaccatgtgtgtgtgtgtgtgtgtgtgtgtgtgtgtgtttgtgtttgctaAGTAACttccctgattttttttcttttgttattgttgctgttgctatatTGACAGTGTAgtctgtttgtctacctatgcctttctgtctatcaatctacctgtctatctatctatctaattaaaTTACCTAACTTGCTCACTAACAGACTAACTAACCACGAGACACTTCACAGACacaggatgaaaaataagttcACATTCAAGACATTTTCTCATCCATTagaaacaaacatatatacaaGGCTCTGTGGTAGGTAGACGTATATACAGAGTCACAATACCATGTACAGCCCCAATCAAGGAGTGTTAGTGGTCGTGGACGAGGAAGTCGAGACCTCCATGTCCAAAAGAAATGTGGGCGTGAGGAGCACCACCGCCGTGGCCGAAACCGTGTCCGCCGAAGCCGTGGTCGTGTCCGAAATCATGACCGCCGAAGCCCTGGTCGTGTCCGAAACCATGACCGCCGAAGCCCTGGTCGTGTCCGAAACCATGACCGCCGAAGCCGTGGTCGTGTCCGAAACCATGACCGCCGAAGCCGTGGCCGCCGCcgaaccttcctcctcctcgacctccgAACCTTCCTCCAAATCTACCTCCTCCGAAGCCGGAAAACTGGGGCTCTGGCAGGGCTGCGGGGAGGGCCACGGGGAGAGGCTCTGGTACAGGGAGGGCCGCGCACAGAGCCAGCACCCCGATGAACACGATGGCTACTATGAACTGCAAGAGACAAAGGGTAACATGAGAGACACAGATATGAGAAACTCACTAACGGTGAATTTTCTGCACTTAACGATATTCAGCACTCATACATTTAAAGTTGACTTATGTAACTTGATAAATAGAGCTTTTATGGACAATAGGGAGAACGAAAAGAGGATTCGTAGCaaaagggagataagaaaataactaaacTACGTCAGGATGGGAGGAAACTATAATGGTTTCtgtggaatggaagaaagaaaaaggcaatataagagagagataccaacgagagaaaaaaagaaaaaaaacaatgaacttATGACAAGAGCAAGAAAATCACTACTGGACCAAAGAATGTTGTTTAAGAGATGCgactaaataaaaacaaacttgagatatgaggagagagggaaaaaagatgcTACTttgaactgagaaaaaaaaaacacgataaagTAGCAACTATCTTAAATTATCTTACActaacgaaaaacaaaacaaagcctAATACAAGAACTACAGATGTGGAGGATAGACTAATGCCACtagtgataaaaagaagaagaagaagaagaagaagaagaagaagaagaagaagacaggagCAGTGGTGAGACACATACCTGCTTCATCTCGGCTTGGAtgctttctgtctctccctgaCGGCCGTACCGGATATATATCAGGCTAGcaaggagggcgggagggagggacagcagCTCACTAGGATGCTTAATGAAGTGAGATGGGCAAAGCAATAAGAAAAAGTTTCGCAGTAGGTTTTCCCGCTATCGTAGCCTTGCTTtgactctcgttttcttcatcccatcttccttcttcctgctgaccggtaactttttttttttttctattttttatttatttatttttttttttatgtagtacttttcttgttattctccttcttccGCACTGGTTTGTGtctattattggtggtggttgtggtaatggtgtGCTTGGTGTCGCCTTCAGTGTTTCCGCGATCTTGTTAGTCATtttaccctgtgtgtgtgtgtgtgtgtgtgtgtgtgtgtgtgtgtgtgttgctcatCACGACACGCGCTTATGTCCTTCCTtgacttctattttttttatttttttcatatttttgtttatatgtcttcgtctcccttccttttcacttttgtatcattcctctttctgtttctttctttttcacctttatcgaagtatttcatcattttcctcgtcttcttttacacttttatctctctttattaCTACCTCCTTCGAacgttctccttccttttcacttccaattcattcttctctttcttcttttcttttcacccttatctgcttcttttaattttctccttttatcattatcaccttCACCTTGTTTTTCTTCAGCTCCACTTTTACTCTATTTGTTTTAAAGTTATTGAGTTTCTCTTCTACCTCATCTttcatttataattttcttaatttgttctctttcttccttcattcattcattttcactcGCATTTCATCGTCTTTGTCGTATCAGCTTCAGTTCTTAATTTTCCCTTTGCActgcttccttctttattcttttctcttttatatcatAATATTATAGtatgtttttttcctcgtctttcatttacacttcttcctttttaatagtcttcgtttctttctacttttataTCATTACGTGACAGTGTaagctccattttttttttttttttgttcgttttatttctcatatacacttttttcctctttatct
The window above is part of the Scylla paramamosain isolate STU-SP2022 chromosome 34, ASM3559412v1, whole genome shotgun sequence genome. Proteins encoded here:
- the LOC135090244 gene encoding probable H/ACA ribonucleoprotein complex subunit 1; protein product: MRYGHQRGSEGIQAEMKQFTVIIVFIGVLALGAALPAPEPLPVALPAALPEPHEDFGFGGRRFGGRGGGRFGGRGRFRGRGRGRFGGRGGGRFGGRNKFDDHDDHFGGGHGFGGHGFGGHGFGHGGGAPHAHISLGQGGLSFLIH
- the LOC135090245 gene encoding holotricin-3-like; translated protein: MKQFIVAIVFIGVLALCAALPVPEPLPVALPAALPEPQFSGFGGGRFGGRFGGRGGGRFGGGHGFGGHGFGHDHGFGGHGFGHDQGFGGHGFGHDQGFGGHDFGHDHGFGGHGFGHGGGAPHAHISFGHGGLDFLVHDH